From Aspergillus fumigatus Af293 chromosome 3, whole genome shotgun sequence, a single genomic window includes:
- a CDS encoding putative ThiJ/PfpI family transcriptional regulator — MPAQHRILSLVYNDFEAPNLFDPLGAIIPHSPQGIETSIKNGIAVIPTLSLAEALREDHQFDTLFIPGGFGMLPLIWDPILLQRIGKLVDRAANILTVCTGSILLAATGRLDGRKATTNKRLYDELTPKFPGVQWQKRARWVQDGKFLTSSGVTAGIDAGLVFMASTYEAQKASAQGEEASIPGFSREKALHHAHFVAFGLEYRWDSLLKMSHKSALIPLNESSTWDNAVRY; from the exons ATGCCGGCCCAGCACCGCATCCTCTCGCTTGTCTACAATGACTTCGAAGCCCCCAATCTCTTCGACCCACTGGGCGCCATCATCCCCC ACTCGCCACAGGGCATCGAAACCTCCATAAAGAACGGCATCGCGGTGATTCCGACCCTCTCACTGGCCGAGGCTCTCAGGGAGGACCACCAGTTCGACACCCTTTTCATCCCGGGCGGGTTCGGCATGCTGCCGCTGATCTGGGACCCAATCCTGCTACAACGCATCGGGAAGCTGGTTGACCGCGCCGCGAATATTTTGACTGTGTGTACCGGGTCCATCCTGCTGGCTGCGACTGGTCGGCTGGATGGACGGAAGGCAACGACGAATAAGCGGCTGTACGATGAGTTGACTCCAAAGT TCCCCGGCGTCCAATGGCAGAAGCGGGCCCGCTGGGTGCAGGACGGAAAATTCCTGACTTCCTCCGGTGTTACGGCGGGGATCGACGCAGGCCTTGTGTTCATGGCTAGTACGTATGAGGCTCAAAAGGCTTCTGCCCAGGGAGAGGAGGCTTCAATTCCAGGCTTCAGCAGAGAAAAAGCTCTGCATCATGCTCATTTTGTTGCGTTTGGCTTGGAATATCGTTGGGACTCCCTGCTAAAGATGTCACATAAAAGTGCTCTTATACCTTTAAATGAATCTTCCACCTGGGACAATGCAGTCAGATATTAA